The following are encoded in a window of Bacillus sp. SORGH_AS_0510 genomic DNA:
- a CDS encoding flagellin has translation MFYRSSLNEIDQYKRNADDGLSWMTTTDEALDEVTSVLQRVRELTLQGSNGTNSETDRNAIAEEISQLKEHLGEISNSQIGGKYIFAGTDVKTPPYDASAKQFTNANNEKLELVVGQNNTVQINVKGIDIFNNDGAGGIFKVLSDIESDFRSATPGSTDHIAQLDGQMDNLLRHRSELGARMNRMELSISRIDGLEVSTTRLLSGEEDVDMAEVITNLKTQENVQRAALSVGARIIQPSLVDFLR, from the coding sequence ATGTTTTACCGTTCATCTTTAAACGAAATCGATCAGTATAAAAGAAATGCTGATGACGGACTCTCTTGGATGACAACAACGGATGAGGCGCTAGATGAGGTCACATCCGTGCTTCAACGGGTGAGGGAGCTTACTTTACAAGGCTCAAATGGAACCAATAGTGAAACAGATCGTAATGCAATCGCTGAAGAAATTAGCCAGTTAAAAGAGCATTTAGGAGAGATTTCAAATTCGCAGATTGGCGGTAAATATATCTTTGCCGGCACGGATGTAAAAACTCCACCGTATGATGCTTCAGCTAAACAATTTACTAACGCTAACAATGAAAAACTAGAGTTAGTGGTGGGCCAAAATAATACGGTTCAAATTAATGTGAAGGGTATCGACATCTTCAACAACGATGGAGCAGGTGGTATTTTTAAAGTACTCTCGGATATTGAATCCGATTTCCGCTCTGCTACACCTGGTTCAACAGATCATATTGCACAACTAGATGGTCAAATGGACAACCTTCTCAGACATCGTTCTGAATTGGGGGCACGGATGAACCGAATGGAGTTAAGTATTTCTCGTATAGATGGACTTGAGGTGTCTACGACACGCCTACTATCAGGTGAAGAGGATGTAGACATGGCGGAAGTTATCACGAATCTGAAAACTCAAGAGAATGTTCAACGTGCGGCTTTATCAGTTGGTGCACGTATCATTCAGCCTTCATTAGTAGATTTCTTACGTTAA
- the flgK gene encoding flagellar hook-associated protein FlgK, whose translation MTSTFHGIELGKRGLAAQQTALSTTGHNIANANTTGYTRQRADMIATKPVSIPGMQIQLGTGVEVDQIARLREDYLDVQLRGENKSLGYWEAKSDTLTKVEELLNEPSDDGLAFTMDEFWKGWEELSKNPDSAAARAVVSQKGVAVTETLRHISASLNQMQDDLQLVIKAKTDSVNSFASQIASLNDQIARLVPNGYQPNDLYDQRDVLIDQLSKLVDVNVSPPNKKTGVVDISVGGVLMVSGKTASTLTVDTSGGVVDPANIKIGNTQVTLNSGELLGRIESYGIVGGGVKSTIPTIQEKINNLAMTFANAVNSVHEQGMNLENISGTSTNKVPFFIGTSAGDLAVNPAILNSPSLIAAAKEESAGQSSTGNGKNAQDIANIKFTALTFPGINATADDYYRNIIGQLGIDSQEAQRMQSNSEVIINQVENRRQSVSGVSLDEEMANMIKFQQAYNASARMVTVVDQCLDKIINGMGRVGL comes from the coding sequence ATGACATCAACGTTTCATGGGATTGAATTAGGAAAACGAGGACTAGCGGCTCAACAAACAGCCCTTTCTACCACTGGGCATAATATTGCGAATGCAAATACTACAGGGTATACACGTCAACGGGCAGATATGATTGCCACAAAGCCAGTTTCCATCCCAGGCATGCAAATCCAGTTAGGAACCGGTGTAGAGGTAGATCAGATCGCCCGATTACGTGAAGATTATTTGGATGTTCAGCTCCGTGGCGAAAATAAGAGTTTGGGTTACTGGGAAGCAAAAAGTGATACCCTTACCAAAGTGGAAGAACTATTAAATGAACCTTCCGATGATGGTTTAGCATTTACAATGGATGAATTTTGGAAGGGTTGGGAAGAGCTATCGAAAAATCCTGATAGTGCTGCCGCCCGTGCCGTTGTTAGCCAAAAAGGGGTAGCAGTAACCGAAACTCTTAGACATATATCCGCATCATTAAATCAGATGCAGGATGATCTGCAATTGGTCATAAAAGCAAAAACGGATTCAGTAAATTCCTTTGCATCACAAATAGCAAGCCTGAATGATCAAATTGCTCGGCTCGTTCCAAACGGATATCAGCCAAATGATCTTTACGATCAGCGAGATGTATTGATCGATCAGCTTTCTAAACTTGTAGATGTAAATGTTTCACCTCCTAATAAAAAGACAGGTGTGGTAGATATCTCTGTTGGGGGAGTACTGATGGTTTCTGGGAAAACAGCGAGTACTTTAACAGTAGATACTTCTGGTGGCGTCGTTGATCCAGCCAATATCAAAATTGGAAATACACAAGTAACCTTAAATTCTGGTGAATTATTGGGAAGAATCGAGTCATATGGAATTGTAGGCGGCGGTGTAAAATCTACCATTCCTACAATTCAAGAGAAAATAAATAATCTAGCGATGACATTTGCCAATGCTGTTAATTCTGTTCATGAACAAGGAATGAACTTAGAGAATATTAGCGGAACTTCAACTAATAAAGTACCATTCTTTATTGGGACAAGTGCAGGTGATCTAGCTGTGAACCCAGCTATTTTAAACTCTCCTAGTTTGATTGCTGCGGCTAAAGAGGAATCAGCCGGACAGTCATCAACCGGTAATGGTAAAAATGCTCAGGATATTGCGAATATTAAATTTACAGCTCTTACGTTTCCTGGAATAAACGCGACTGCCGATGACTATTACCGAAATATTATTGGTCAGCTCGGTATCGATTCGCAGGAAGCACAAAGAATGCAAAGTAATTCTGAAGTGATTATTAATCAAGTAGAAAACCGTCGTCAGTCCGTATCTGGAGTATCATTGGATGAAGAGATGGCAAATATGATTAAGTTCCAACAGGCTTACAACGCTTCAGCACGAATGGTAACAGTTGTGGACCAGTGTTTGGATAAAATCATCAACGGTATGGGCCGAGTAGGCTTGTAG
- a CDS encoding flagellar protein FlgN, translated as MDSLNTLIQSLETMVDAHSRLLDLAKGKRDMLVNGNIQDLQSQIHREALCVDEIQKLEQIRMQKVQEFFEKKGIKGDSFTLEELIKLQYDNQIKVKLTSIAKQLRSLIQEISQINENNQQLIQTSLSFIQYSIGMFAKKEPAIGYGPNAKNRYTSMLDAKI; from the coding sequence ATGGATTCCCTGAACACACTTATTCAAAGCTTAGAAACAATGGTCGATGCACATTCACGATTACTAGATTTGGCCAAAGGGAAAAGGGACATGCTTGTGAATGGGAATATTCAGGACCTGCAAAGCCAAATTCATCGAGAAGCTCTATGTGTAGATGAGATTCAAAAGCTGGAACAGATTAGAATGCAAAAAGTTCAAGAGTTTTTCGAGAAGAAAGGAATCAAAGGCGATTCCTTTACATTAGAAGAATTAATAAAGCTACAGTATGATAATCAAATTAAAGTTAAATTGACATCCATCGCAAAACAATTGCGCAGTTTAATTCAGGAAATTTCTCAGATTAATGAGAACAACCAACAATTGATACAAACATCTCTATCATTTATCCAATATTCTATTGGAATGTTTGCTAAGAAAGAACCGGCCATTGGTTATGGTCCAAATGCTAAAAATCGGTATACAAGCATGTTAGATGCTAAGATTTAG
- the flgM gene encoding flagellar biosynthesis anti-sigma factor FlgM, whose amino-acid sequence MRINDTKFGFYSYQNQANRSNTNQTTKKTSTSADVSISSRGREISQAMVSEQAQRQQRIQELKQQIADGTYKVDSNKIAEKMTAFWKNTSI is encoded by the coding sequence ATGAGAATAAATGATACGAAATTTGGTTTTTATTCCTATCAAAATCAAGCGAACCGTTCAAATACAAATCAAACAACAAAAAAGACATCTACTTCTGCAGATGTAAGTATTTCTTCGCGTGGACGTGAAATCTCTCAAGCAATGGTGTCTGAGCAAGCACAACGTCAACAACGCATTCAAGAACTAAAACAGCAGATTGCTGATGGTACCTATAAAGTCGATAGCAATAAGATTGCTGAGAAAATGACTGCTTTCTGGAAAAATACTTCAATCTAG
- a CDS encoding DUF6470 family protein: MQIPQIRLHQTNAQIGLRITQPVQEIQQKPADLSIKQVPARMTIDRKPGRLEIDQEQLWNELNVKRNGIFSEDMAAFAKQEAFEAIGEKAQEGDQLAAIEKKNDAIQSIISAKVNPGPAEFTIGFIPSYGSVKIHFTPTEVAIDWKQGGAEIETTPNKPIHNYTPGKTEVYLRQMQDLQIDFVGGNIDSKS; this comes from the coding sequence ATGCAAATTCCACAGATAAGATTACATCAAACAAATGCACAGATTGGCCTTCGGATCACCCAACCGGTTCAGGAGATCCAACAAAAACCTGCTGATTTATCCATAAAACAGGTTCCTGCAAGGATGACTATAGATCGGAAACCTGGACGACTTGAAATTGACCAGGAACAGTTATGGAATGAATTGAATGTTAAGCGAAATGGTATTTTTAGTGAGGATATGGCAGCGTTCGCAAAACAAGAAGCTTTTGAAGCCATAGGTGAAAAAGCTCAAGAAGGCGATCAATTAGCTGCAATCGAGAAAAAGAATGACGCCATCCAATCCATCATATCAGCCAAAGTAAACCCTGGGCCCGCTGAATTTACTATCGGATTTATTCCTAGCTATGGTTCAGTCAAGATTCACTTTACTCCAACAGAGGTTGCGATAGATTGGAAACAGGGTGGAGCTGAAATTGAAACAACACCAAATAAGCCAATCCATAATTACACACCAGGTAAAACGGAAGTATATCTCCGTCAAATGCAGGATTTACAAATCGACTTTGTCGGTGGAAATATAGATAGTAAATCATAA
- the flaG gene encoding flagellar protein FlaG: protein MIDKLSNSTNQSVEYTVPKVEGIPKVKEIVPEKQEQPQTTPQQVQTKEKTQKVIDSMNDFLKASNTHLKFQFHEELKEYYVTLVDDTTNEVVKEIPSKKMLDMYAAMTDYLGILVDKKV from the coding sequence ATGATAGACAAATTATCGAACTCCACTAACCAATCTGTAGAATATACAGTTCCAAAAGTGGAAGGAATTCCAAAGGTCAAAGAAATTGTACCAGAAAAGCAAGAACAGCCTCAAACAACACCTCAGCAAGTACAAACAAAAGAAAAAACACAAAAAGTAATAGATAGTATGAATGATTTTCTAAAGGCTTCCAATACACATTTAAAGTTCCAATTTCATGAAGAATTAAAAGAATACTATGTTACCTTGGTTGATGATACAACAAATGAAGTAGTGAAAGAGATTCCTTCGAAAAAGATGTTAGATATGTATGCAGCAATGACAGATTACCTAGGTATCTTAGTAGATAAAAAAGTATAG